The following DNA comes from Ochotona princeps isolate mOchPri1 chromosome 8, mOchPri1.hap1, whole genome shotgun sequence.
GACAACAGAGTGGTGATAGCTTTCCTGTCCCTTGCAGTCTTACCCAGTGCCTTGCACACAGTAGGCTCTCCGCTGCCTTAGGTTTGTGAATTGACTGACAGACACCTGCCTAACATCGCCACCTAGTGGTAGAGCTGTTCTTATGCAGAAGGGCTAGTAATTGCTCCTGAATGAAGGGGTGGTGGGTGCAAGGAGGCATCCCACAGCCACCTCTGGCATTCAAGCCACTGCCCCCAGCGACAAGCTCTGGCCTTTCCTAGGAGCAGCCACTCCCAGGAATGCTGGCAGCCCAGGGACACAAGGTGAGTGAGGGTTACACCAGCCCCCAGTCTTGCAAATCTTTCCCCATAGCTGTGTCCCACCCCAGGGCTAAAGgatgtttctctttttgtcttgaATAAACACGTGAGACTTTTATCCTCTCCTTACATAAGCATTTGGTGCTTCGACTTTCCTGTACCTGCTGCTGTCACCATAAATTCTCGTgcagtgtttttcatttttttccagttaaacTTATTTTTCAGTGTCTTCTCATGACTTTCAGCTGGAGGTTTGTCCAAAGATCTTTCCGTCACTTATTTCTGACTTACTGTCATGGGGGTCAGAGAACATATTTTGTATGATTTAAATCCTCTTAAATATGAGTAGGGTGTACCTTGGTAAACATTCCAAGTGTGCTTGGAAATAAAATGTGTTAAGAGCAACACTCTATAAAATGTCCATTAGGTACAGTTGGtagtcttttaaaatgttttatatcttAATGGTTTGGGCCGAAGTCCACTTATTCTATCAGTCTACTATCACTGTGGATTTGTTCTCTGAAAATGATGTAATGTAGGGAAAGGGTCTCAAGTTTTCTCACACCATTgtcatttctcttgtttttcacCACTCTGTGTGGATCAGGTTTCCTTggatgtgtttttgttgttgtttctctgGTCTGCCGTGGCTGACTTCTCCCAGCTTTTGTTTGGAGAACAGAAATCTTTTGTCTTTGAGTTTGAAAGCTATTTTCGCTGGGTATAGAACAATAGGAGAAGCCCTTCTTGCAGGCAGCAGGTTGCTGCCATGGTCTGCTCGATTCATCTGCTTCTAGCGTTGTGTTCTTGTGTTCAGCACTGCCCTTCCTTTGGGTGTGTTTTTcaccctccttctccttcttcctggGTCTTCTTATCAATTGGGTGACATGTGACCTGATCTGGTTTTCTCCAAGTTTGCTCTGCAATGGCATCCATTGGAGTGTCATGAATGTCTGTCTGTGGTTTTCATATCGTGCATTCCTCCACCTTCTAGAACACTGAgggcatccttctcaactatgtcatcaatattaaaaacaaaatgaaaacaacacgGAGTGTCATTGTGGAGATTGCCTTACTATTTGTTGCATTGTTCCATCAGTTTTTGTTGTTAACTGATAACACACATTATTTTCCTACCTCTTCGTAAGACTGGcactttgttgtttttgttagagGCTAATAACCATTGTACATTTTATATCTTGAGGTGCTTAATTTTGTTGTATGAAGCTACATTTCTTGGATTTTGTTCTTAGGTGTAGTTTTGTTACCATGATCATTTCATCCTTGCAAGATTTGCCTTTATGACTTATTAAGGTTGTGTTTACCTTTAATCTGGCTTTTTGTGATATCAGTATCTTTCATAACTGTAGTTCATTTATCAATACTGGTGTTAAGACTGGAGTGACATGAACACCATGATAAACTTAGGAGTTCACCAGTTTCTGGGAATGTCCTTTATCCCCTTCagctctccctccccctcacctTCAGCCATCACGTGTCTTTAGTCTCCTCTAATCCCTGATAGTTTATCAAGCTTATCTTTCCTGAATTTCTGGAAAGCACTGGCTAGGTATTTTGATAAGATAATCCTCAATTTGTTTCTGCCCGTGACAGTGGGGTCACAGACTTGTATGAAGACCGTCACAGAGGCAAAGTGTCCTTGTCATCCCACCTCATCGACATGCCTCATTGCTGGTGACTTTCACCTGGACTGCGTGGTTAAGGTGACAGTGAAACCATGTGTGCTAAGCCACATGTACCACACCTCAGCACCCATGTCTGAATCTACCATTCTGATCCATGGCCAAAGACCTATGAGCTCATATTGATGTCATGGAGGAATCTAGTGCTACAACTGACCTTCCCTTCCTAGACTATCTGTGACCTGCTATTTGGTTACCTGTTGGTTCACATAGTCTCAGAATTGTTCAATCATACCTCTATAAGAAGCAAGCTTGTTAGGACCAGTGCTCTAGTGTGGCAGGTAATTTGCcttccacatggacacagggctgaattccagttgctccacttctgactcagcttcctgggtATACATCCAGGAAGGCAATGGAGGGTGGGCCATGTGCTTGGGCTctagcacccatgtgtgagagtCAGACGacgctccttgctcctggcttgggtgtgGCCCAGCtaggtcattgcagtcatttagagagtgaaccagtagatggaagatctctctatctgtccttttttctctgtcatgctacttttcaaataaacaaagtaaatcttaaaataataaataaaagcttatCACCTATAGTGTTTACTCATTATCCTTTAGACTGAAAGTACCTAATCTTGAAGTACCCTGTTTCTTAAAATTACTTGAAGTTTTGTCACAGGTTTGTAATGCCATTGAATTTGTTGCCATCTGCAGTCCTTCCTGGTTTTCAAGCATCTtgcctttgttgttgttttgcttttatcattttctttcctgtgattctttttttaaagatttattgatttatttatattagaaaggttgatacacagagaggaggagatacggagagaaagatTCCCCCATCcatatggccataatggctggagccgagccagtccgaagccaggagcctcttctgggtctcccatgtatgtacagggtctcaaggttttggaccatcctccactgctttcccaagccacaagcctggagccggatgggaagcagagcatctgggacacaaactggtgcccatatgggatcctggtgcatgcaaggcgaggatttagctgttaGACTATCACATCAAGCCCTTTTCCTGTGATCCTAAGCTTTTTGCACATTGTTGAAGAACTTTTGCCACCAAGTTGTGAAGACATCCTCCTGTGAAACTTGTCTGTTTGCAACACCGGCTGTCCATGTTAGATTAGTGATGAATTTGGAAACAGAAACTACAGTGTGTTGATAATAAAAACAGTGCTGGTCCTGCTAGGGCACTTTGTTCACAGCGTGAGGGTGGGACTCACACCTGTGTGGGTCTCCACGGGACCCAACTGCCCCAGAAACTGTTCCTCCCCATCACTGCACCTGTCAGTCCAACTTTGTCTTAAGTCAGGTGGCTGTGGCCATTTAACCCTTTGGATTGTGGCCATGGACCTGCTTGACTGTCCGTGCCCCAACGCCTCACTGGACTCTTCCAGAGCTTGGCGTGGCTCTCCGTCTTTGTGGTGACTGTTCGTCCACTTCAGTCTTTGCTGGAATTGCTGGGGCTACTCTCCACACTGTGCATTTCCAGGTGAAGTTTAATGTGAGCATCTCCACGTCCCCATACACAGTGGCTGCAAGACTTTAGCTACAGCTGTGGCCACCCGTGGCTCTTTTTTGGGAAGAATCAACTGCTTAGTAACTGAGCTTTCCAGTTCACAGACAGGTATCCCAGGTGCAGGGGGATGCTTGACAcaaaaagcagtcaagcacaggtGATCTGGGGGCATCCCACCTCACAGGACACGGGGTCTGCCCAACCAGCCTTGCCCAATCGTGAGGGGTCTCTCAGGCACTACGACCCTCCATGACAGCCCACTCTAGGAAACTGAGGTAACTCCTCAAGACTAACAGATGTCCCATCACTCATGTGCCGCTCCTAGCACACACCTCCAGCTTCTTCCTTCAACTACAATTAACGACATCATTTTCATAAAAACTGACAGTTAAGTACAGTGACCAAAACCCGAATCTGACTCAAAGTTTATGCCAGAAGTGAACAGCATTCCATTAGCAATGAAAAACTGTAAACCAAGTAACGCTGCAATGCTGTTTCAAAAGGATGAGGTCTCAAACCTCACCATATCACGGATGTCATTTTTTGAATCACTAGCATATTTTTGTGTGGATTTTTTCCAGTCTCTGTAAAAAGCTCTTTTTTGACGAGGCACTTGTTGCAGGCATAGTAAGGAGATATTTTTAAGCTTAGTCCAAATATTTTCCCTCTGACTTTCATGTTCAAATCAAATCTCTTGTTCAATAACttcaagaaagatcttctaaaaataaataaataaatactttcagcACTCTGGCAGGGCCCACAGTGTTTTTATTGTCAACACACTGCAGTTTCTGTTTCCAAAAACCCCTCCAGCGTGTGGGGTTTATTTTCATCATCTGGGGTTGTATTACGCATGCTCGGAGATGGCACTACGTGCTACCTGCGTAAATTTCCACGCTGATGTGTTTATGTTCCCTCTGTTGAGAGCGCCCTCGAGCAACAGGACATGTTGTTCTGGAAATGGAAGCATCGCTGCGACAGTGGTCACTTCCTTCCTCCGTTGCACGAGAACAATTTAAGATCTAAGCAAGACCATAACGCGCCGGATAGGCCCCCGGAGGTACTGGTTCACATTTCCGATCATTCACATGATGGCTCTCAAAGTCTGGAGCCCACAGCACCGCTCCCGTGGTTGCAAGGGCATGGAGGGGGTTTCTTCTGCTGCTGCCCCTTTCTGGCTGACCTTTTCGACTATTCAGGTCCGGGCTGCAGGCGACCGGAGGGCAGGAGCTCAGCTGGCAATGGAGCTCGGGGTAGACAGCAGGGACAGGTACAGCGGCTGCACCTCAGGGAGCTTAGAAGCTCCTCCCCTAGCACCCCGGACTCACTGAGACACCTCGACATAAGGTTCCTTCGGCCTGAACTGTCCACAGGGCAGGTAATGAAACAAGGTGCCTGAGCTTAAAGGAAGCTGTCACTTGTGGAAACGGAGACAGACCTGGGTCTCTCTCCTAACAGGGGTCACCAGGCATGTGAGAAagatgcacctgctgcctgcttggCTCAAGGGTCCAGATACAGTGCAGATGACCAGCCTGGGGTCTACTCTGTGCCCTCTCAGAACAGTGCTCCCTGCTCtggctcttcctccctcccacacctgACTTTGTGCCCCTCtctgtcctggcttctccttCCTGCAGCAGGTCCTCCTCCAGCACACGCACCTTCTGAGTGACGCAGTCACTGCCAGCCACTCACCAAGGACTCTTGGACCACAGGCCACTTTTCTGACTTCAGTCTGGATCCTACTTTTGCATGTTGGGACGAGAAACGGTGTTTCTGTTAAAATCAGAACTTCTAAAGCATCCATTTCCAGAGttttccatatttaaaaatatgtgtttatttggaagtcagtgtcaggaagcgagagagagagagaaatcttcttcAATCCACTGCTTCAcgccccaggtagccacaatagccctggttgggccaggccaaagcctacAGGCCGGAGCCAGGTCTCTAGGTGGGTGGTAGggctccaagcacctgggccttcTGCCACTGCGCTTCCcatggcagcagcagggagctggattgaaagtggagcagcaggcccCCAAAGCAGTGCCTATagggatgccagcctcacagatGACAGCTTTACCCATGACATCACACGAGCCCCAGGTTTTCCACACTTTAGTGGTCACGTGCttggcttcccttccagctatcCATGCGAGATGTTTATTTGGTGCTAGGCACTATCATAGGAACAGCGAGGGTCACACTCAGGAGCCCCATGTCCTGGCCTGCCTTGTTCACTCACTGGGTGGGCCCCATTTCCACATCTGTAAGGGAAGGTCTGGATGGTAAGTCTCCTATCACAGACATTTAGACaaaaactatgcacagatttcaaggCTTTTGGCAccaaaagaagtttattttttaattccattttctacacacTTCCAGAACAAAGcttctttgttttgctgtttgTTGGTTGCACATAATGGCTAATAATTTGTAAAGGAAACAAGTGTGGTTTGAGTAGGCTTCATTATTCATTGAAATCTTGCTTTACCACAATGAAATCGAGCCAATCAGAGCCCTGGTTCTAGTTcggtttacattttaaatatttaattgacACAGAATTGTACATATTCATGGGGTACAACCAGTTTCGTTTCCTTTTAATAGCTATCATAGCTGATCTGAAGAGAAGAAATGTTTCATGGGTTTATGTATTAAGTCATGGTTTTCATTTCTAACCTCATCTATCAATGAAGagactttttttctgaaagtaaGCTAGGAATTGTCTGACTGTCATTGTGTTAGTCATTGACTCTTAGGAGCTAATTGGAAAATATTGcagttttaaatttaataaatggATTCGAATCCACCAACCCTCTTTATTGGGCAATTTTCAAAATAGCTAGGAAAAATATGATTCTAATATTTTCCAGGGATGCAGAGGTAAGCATTTTGGTGGTGATAGCACTTATTTTTAACAGCAAAATCCCATTTTCAACCTATTCTCTCCAAAGTGGGAGTTTCTTTGGAAAAGCAATAAGGCTGAAATGAGTCACCTTTACTTTGAAGAAGCAAGTGCATGTAAGTTTATTCGTTGGTGACTTTCTGCTAGGTAGCAAGCCACCCACAGCCACTTGTCATTCTAAAAGGTCAGCGAATTTCCTTTTCTGAGCAAGAAAACATACAGCTCATCATTGGGCCAGATGATTTTTTTCAGGCACCTTAGCCAGGAGATAACCAGCCCAAAAAGGACTCAAAAGAGTCCCAGAATCACTTCCCACCTGAGCACAGAGCATCCTATGTCCTACTAGATTTTAAAGTCTGTTAATTTATttctctggaaggcagagagagagagagagagagagagagatactctcttactccctggttcactccccacatgcccacaaaaGCTAAAACTAGGCaccaggaattcaacccaggccTTCCaaattggtggcagggacccaactacttgagccattagctGCTCCTTCCTAGGtgccatattagcaggaagctcacaTTGGACGTGGAGCTGGGAAAGATGGGACACAAGTGTCTCATGTGGTGTCTTAAGAGctgcaaagaatttttttttcagtgaaccTCATCAGTGTGTCCTCTCGCACTCTGTTCTTATAGATTCACCTTGTGGGCTGCAGCAGCCCTGAAGAGATCTTACAAGGAGTTAGTGTTGTAGTTGGAATGTGATCGGGCCCCTGAGCCTATTCAGGGCTTACCTTAAGGGTACTCTGCAGGTAGAAACACCATCCAACTGTGGGGACCAGAGGGTGTGTGGTGGGTGTGCCTTGGAAGGTGGTTCTAGCGAAAAGGTGGGTTCTAGTACCTGAGCTATGCCTCTGTGTTCTTCCAGTCTTGGACTTGAATCACCACAACCAAGAGCTCAAGCCACCTTTCCTCCTAGGAACGGTGGCTGGTTGCCTTGGACGTTTTGTGGCAATGAACATGAGTCAGCTGAGACCAGTGGTGCTCCTGTGTCTGTGCCAGCACCCTGCCCACCAGCATCTCCAGGCCCTGGGGCAGCTTCTCCCTCCTATGCTGACACTCACTTGTCCCCATTCCTGGTGCATGAAATCACTTATGGCTCAGTCTCTGTGACCTTTGCCTTGAGTGGCAGGCAGGACTGTAGTGCTCCATGTATTTCACATGGAATGTGACAAGGCCATGTTGGGAACATCAGCCCTTCACTGTCAAGCCGGACTTTGACAGCCTGGAGTCTGTTCTAGtgctcatttccagctgcctttggcaatatatatatttttttaagatttattttatttttattacaaagtcagatatactgagaggaggagagacagagaggaagtggagctgccgggattagaaccagcagccatatgggatcaaggcgaggacattagccactaggccatgctgccgagcccggcaatatatttttttaaacgtCTTCCCATGTTCTCATTGTGACATGCTGTGTGTTCTATGCTTGTGACCACAGTTACCatgccagctgccccatttccaatcttGCTAAGACATGGAGCATATGTGTGTTAAAAtgaaaagggtgtgtgtgtgtgtgtgtgtgtgtgtgtgtgtgtgtttgtgcacgcGCGCGCGCAGATAAGAGTCACGCGATACGAGTCTGCTACCAGGCCCATATCCAAGGTTCTTATGCCATGAGACAGTGAGGAACAGAAAGCATGCTAGCCGAGTTGAATGATGACAGTACACCTGACAGTGTACCTGGGCAGGCGTCTTGGCAGAGAACTCAGTGCCCAGGCTGCATTCACTGGGGCAAGGGCCCATCGTTTCTCCTTACTCCCACTCCTGGGTGGCAAGCTTTCTGGGAATGGAATCCATGAAATTGTTCCTAGTACTTAATGGATATAGTGTTACTGGGCTCCTCACCAACTTCTCCCCGCCCCACGAACTGCCCTAGTGCAAGGCTGAGAAAATTTCCCCAGGCTGCCTACctaagtgaatcagtggacttgatcagactttaaaaaaaaaaaaaaaaaaagatatatgaaaggcagaattacagagaaaaggagagacagacagagaattttccatttgctggttcactcccgaaatgcctGCCATGattatagctgagctgatctgaagccaggagctaggagcttcctccaagtctcccacatgggttcaggggtccaaggacttgagctatgctcccctactttcccaggccctaagcagggagttggatcagaagtggagtagccaggacttaaactgatgcccacatggggtgccggTGCTGTACGAAGAGGCTTAGCGCACTATGGCACGGAGCCAGCCCTTGGCCAGTCTCTTGATGTACATGCACTGGTCTGCTCCTGGGGTGAGAGTCTGCATTTCTTCCCTCACTTGACCACAGGAAGATCACAAGATCAGTCTtcagctccttctctctctctcatgcacacaTGGTCTGATGTCTACCTTCCTAAGGCGTAGGCTAAGAGGAGGGGCTCTCAGGGTCAGGGGATGGAGCCCTTGCTCCCATGCCGGATGTGCACTGGGCAGTGAGCTGCCTGTCTGTGGCAGGGATGGAGGATGGATGCCTCCCGGCCCGGGGAGTTGGACCTGAGACGCATCAGCCCTGACATCGCATCCTCGTTCCCATGCTATTGCCCTTTTCAACGCTACCTCCAGTTGTGGGTCTCCGGCAGGAATCTTGTGAAGCCACATGTTCCTCTGTAGGAGGAATCAATAGGGTGAATGTTTGGTAGCACAACCCCTAAAAGCCATTTGGCGAAGTCCACATCACAACTAGACAACACAGTTATTGGTGCTGCTTTGAGGCAATGGAACCCAGTATTTCCAGAGTGTTGGATTGCAGGGGAggaggagccagcagagagagtgcctcagccctggccacttctgtgtgtgtgtgtgtgtgtgtgtgtgtgtgtgtggtgacatCTATAGTTGTTAGGAACAACTCCAGTCAgctactgtgtgccaggtgctgctGGTGGCCCACAAGCAGGCAGAATCATCACCCACCTGCCTTGTACATGAGACATCTCAGCTTCTTGGGTACCCTGTCACTCACCTGAAGTCACCCACTCGCCAGCAGCAAAGCTGAGACTCGTATTCAGGCTGGCTGTCCCTTGTGTCAATACGTTGACAGTGACCAACTCTGGGGACTGGATTACAGGAAATTTGTATCCCATTTCCTCTTTTGGTTTTTCCCACTTTGCCAGTTTTCtacagaaaatgcaggaaaatgaATAACCACAACAAAAACCAACCCAGTCCAACATGAGGCTTTGGAGGAAGTGGCAATAGCAGCGCAAATGATGCCACACCAGTCTCTTGCCCTTATACCTCCCTCGTGTCCAAGGTCTTGGCTTACTGGGGGCTGTGTCCACACAAGTATTTATGCTGTCACTGTTTTGTTCAAACCTGGGACACAGTGTTTACAATTAGGGAGGgaggcccaggcaggcctggcccCTGACCTTGAGGTATCTCCCCAATCCCCACAGGTCAACCCCTTCCGAGACCGCATCTGCAGGGTATTCTCTCACAACGGTGTGTTCTCCTTTGAGGATGTGCTGGGCATGGCGTCTGTGTTCAGTGagcaggcctgccccagcctgaaGATCGAGTACGCCTTTCGCATCTATGGTATGTGCTATGGGCACTGAGGATTGGCAGGGCTGGAGGGTGGTAGAGCATGCCTTTCTTAATGCACCTGTTTTTTGATGGGATGGTGTCTGCTGGTGCTCCTGAGGTTTATGTGCCCCTAAAGGGAGCAGAACAAACAGAAGGATGGAGAACTACCACTGCAATGCCCAGGGACCCTCCCTAAACACAGCAGAAGCCCTCTGGAGTAGTTGGTGCTGCCAAGGGGCAGAAGTGAT
Coding sequences within:
- the CIB4 gene encoding calcium and integrin-binding family member 4 isoform X2, translated to MLFWKWKHRCDSGHFLPPLHENNLRSKQDHNAPDRPPEVNPFRDRICRVFSHNGVFSFEDVLGMASVFSEQACPSLKIEYAFRIYDFNENGFIDEEDLQRIILRLLNSADVSEDLLIDLTHHVLKESDLDNDNMLSFSEFEHAMAKSPDFMNSFRIHCWGC